From Simonsiella muelleri ATCC 29453:
GCGTTCCGTCAATACTTTATCGTGTTTCACGGCAAAGAGCGTTGGCGCGAAATTGAACATCATCACGATGAACACCACGATGACGCACATCATCACGGTTTGGGCAAAGACGACAATCCGCACGAAAGCCCATGGGTGGTTACATTCCCATTGATTTTCTTGGCGATTCCGTCTGTGATTATCGGTGCTTTGACCATTAACCCATTGTTGTATGGCGATTTCTTTAAAGATGTGATTTATGTGAACCACGAAGCGCACCCTGTGATGCACGAAATGGCGCAAGAGTTTCACGGTATTTTTGGCATGGTTACGCATAGTTTCGTGTCGCCTGTGTTGTATTTGGCGATTGCTGGCGTGGCGGCGGCTTGGTTCTTGTATGTGAAAGCACCGTCTGTACCTGCGAAAATTCAGGCAGCCTGCAAACCGATTTATACGCTGTTGGACAACAAATATTATTTGGACACACTGTATTTCAATGTGTTTGCCAAAGGCAGTCGCAAACTGGGCGAGTTTTTCTGGAAAGTGGGCGATACCATGATTATTGACAATGGCATCGTGAACGGTTCGGCAAAAGCAGTTGGCGCAATCGCCGCACAAGTTCGCAAAGCACAAACTGGCTTTATCTACACTTACGCGGCTGTGATGGTGTTTGGTGTGTTGGTGATGATTGTGGCGTTTTTCTGGAATTTGTGGTTTAAGTAATGGGGTAGGGTGGGTGTGAACCCACCTTGCTGGAATGGGTGTAGGTCGGATACTTGTATCCGACATTTTCAATGACATAGACGACATTAACGCAAGGAATTAAGAGAAAATGAGTAATGAGCTTTTGTATTTGGGTTCTTTGTGTTTACTTTGTGTGATAGGTACTGTTGTATTATTGAAAACTAAATTGATTAACGTAGAAACTGAACCAAATAAAAATAAGAAAATTGTTATTTTTTTAATGCTTGCTATTTTATTGATGTTTGCCTTGATTGGCTTGGAGCAATAAATTGGTGTAGGACTAAAAATGTATTGAACGTAAAATGGGTATATAAATGAAAGATTTATTGAATGGCGTGGTTCGCTTTGAAGGCGTAAAAGGCGTTGGCATAATACAAGTTGATTTTGTTCCTAATCAACGTGTTTACACATTTATTGGCGCAAATGGGGTGGGTAAAACAAAATTGTTGGAGTGTTTGTTTACGGTTTTGTTTTTGACTTCTGATACGATTCATCAACAATTAACATATGAAGCTATTCGTCTTGATGAAATTCCATTTAAAAAAATAGAAATATCAGCCCAAAATCTTAAAAGAGATGTGAATGACGGTATTGGTGCTGGTTATGCTGTTATGCACGTATGGAAAGAAAATTGGAAATTAGAAAAATATTTACATCAATTCCCATTTATTTATCTTGCGACACAAAATCGTGGCAATATTCATAGCGTAGAAAATAGTATTCAAAAAATAGGAAATTACAGACAACGTTCTGAACAATATTTAGAAAAATTGTTTTCCGTTTTCAGTCAGCCTGAAAATTTCAAAAGCCTGAATATGGACACCAATTTAGAAGAATGGATAATCCAACGCGCCCAGTCTGCCAACCCCTATCAATCCAAAGCAGATAACCGTAAAATTGAATTGGACACTTTATTATCCATTTTAAATCAAATTGATGAATGCATTGACAGCGAATTTTTGGAAATATCGGGCGACAATCGCGTGTTCATCAAAGTAAGTGGTGATAAACGTGAATTATCTGAATTATCAAGTGGTTTCACGTCCATTTTGAAAATGGTGCAATCCATTATCGCGGGTTACAGCTATTTTACCAATGAACAGCAAATCGCCCGTGTGCGCGGCATGGTGCTAATTGATGAGATAGAAAGCCATTTGCACAATGAGTGGCAGGTTAAAATTATTCCTTTGTTGAAGAAATTGTTTCCGAATACCACGTTTTTGATTACCACGCATTCGTCTTTGGTGATTAGTCAGTTGGAGCAGGGCGAGGCGTATCGTTTGGCACGTGAAGATGATGGCATTGTGTATGGAAAATTAATTGATTATCCAAATAATATGGCGTTCGTG
This genomic window contains:
- a CDS encoding AAA family ATPase, translated to MKDLLNGVVRFEGVKGVGIIQVDFVPNQRVYTFIGANGVGKTKLLECLFTVLFLTSDTIHQQLTYEAIRLDEIPFKKIEISAQNLKRDVNDGIGAGYAVMHVWKENWKLEKYLHQFPFIYLATQNRGNIHSVENSIQKIGNYRQRSEQYLEKLFSVFSQPENFKSLNMDTNLEEWIIQRAQSANPYQSKADNRKIELDTLLSILNQIDECIDSEFLEISGDNRVFIKVSGDKRELSELSSGFTSILKMVQSIIAGYSYFTNEQQIARVRGMVLIDEIESHLHNEWQVKIIPLLKKLFPNTTFLITTHSSLVISQLEQGEAYRLAREDDGIVYGKLIDYPNNMAFVDLLNEAFDVDLNKLKIERVQESDQTQAKQALLSLVRQELAKLETK